CAGGCCTGATGCGGTGTACGGGGGGCCGCATGCTCGGCTCCCCAGAGAGTTATTCGTTACGCCCTGGTTATTGATCTACTGCAAGCACCCGTACTAAAGGCCCATGGATAATGGCCCGATACTGGCGTTTAATGCAGACACAATAACGACAAGCAGCGGGGTAACGACAATGGCTGGAGACGGATCGCTGATGGGCGCGGCAGTACCACCGCAAACGGTGGCACGCGTGCTGCCCGGTTGGCTGACACCGCTCGTGCAGAGCACCGCCCTGGTGCTGCTCTTGCTGGGTCTGGCATTTACCCGCTTGCCGCTCTATCTCTGCCTGCCGCTGGCCTTGCTGGTGATCTGGCTACCTCGCCTGAAAAGTTCCAAGCCTGTGGTGGCGCACGCTGCAGCCAGCGATGCCATTGGCGAGCTGACGCGCGACCTCTCCCATACCACCAGCCACAACGCACTCTCCGCCGCAGGTGTGGCTTATTCGGTCAAGCAGTTGGCTGCGCGCTTGCAATCGCAACTAAGCGCCTCCCAACAGATTGTCAGCAGCGCGCAAGTGATGATCGGCACCGAACAAGTCACTTCCCAACTCAGCCGCCAGGCCCTGGGCGCGGCCAGCCAGGCCCACCAGCGCAGCAGCGAAGGCCGTGAAGTGCTAGTGCAGTCCATCACCCGCATGCATCAGCTCAGCCAGCGTGCCGATGCCAGCCGTGAGCTGATCGAGGCGTTGAGCCAGCGCAGCGAGGAAATCCAGCGCGTGACGCTGGTGATCCAGTCTATCGCCAGCCAGACCAACCTGTTGGCGCTGAACGCGGCGATCGAGGCGGCGCGGGCCGGTGAACATGGACGCGGGTTTGCCGTGGTCGCCGATGAAGTGCGCGGGCTCGCCGGGCGTACGGCCACAGCCACCGGTGAAGTTGGGGTGATGGTCGCCGATATCCAGCAGCGCACGGCCCAGGTGGTGGAGCAGATTCGCCAGCTGTCGGCGGACCTGCACACCGGTGTCGAACAGGTGGAGTCTGCCGGCGAACACTTGGCGAGTATCGCCAGCCTGGCGGCGGATGTGGAACAGCAGGTCAATGAAATCGCCCAGGGCACCGACACCAACCGCACGCAACTCGATAGTCTGTTCCACGCCATGGAGCAGATGCGCAGCGACCTCACGGTGAGCGATCAGCAAACCCGCCAACTGGCCGACGCTGCGGTGCAAATGGAAGGGCAGGCCGAAACCATCAGCGAGCGCCTGGCGCACGTCGGCCTGGATGACTATCACCAGCGTATCTACGACCTGGCTCGCGAAGGCGCGAGGCGCATTGGCGAACAGTTCGAGACGGACGTGCAGCACAGCCGGATCAGCCAGGAGGATCTGTTTGACCGCAGCTACACGCTGATCCCCAATACAAGCCCGAGCAAATATCAAACGCGTTTCGACGCCTACACCGACCAGGTATTGCCCGGCATTCAAGAGGCGCTGTTGCCGCGCCATGAAGGTCTGGTGTTTGCCATCGCCTGTACCCCGCAGGGCTATGTGCCGACCCACAACAAAGCGTTTTCCCACGCCTTGACCGGTGATGCGCGCGTGGACGCGGTGCAAAACCGCACCAAGCGCAAGTTTGACGACCGTACCGGCCTGCGTTGCGGTAGCCATCAACAAGCCATGTTGCTGCAGACCTACACCCGCGATACCGGCGAGCTGATGCACGACCTGTCGGTGCCGATCATGGTGCACGGGCGACATTGGGGTGGCTTGCGCCTGGGCTACAAGCCGCAGGACGCCACGCCCAAACCTTAGGGATTGTTGCCGTTTATGCAACGAAGCTATTCCTGGGATAGCTTTTTCCGACTGGTACAAAACCGTAGTATTGCCAACATTGTTAGCCAGCTAACTAATGCTGCGGAGAAGCGTCATGCAAAACAAAGTCGATGTGGCCGTGATGATCGGTAGCGGCGTACCCGAAACCCTTCGTGCGCTGGGACAGCGCGCCTGCTGGGTGGTCTTGCTCAATGGCGAACAGCGCGGTACTGCCTTTGCCAGTCGCGAGGAAGCGCAGGAATGCAAGGCTGCCTGGCAAGCGCTGTTGCGCCTGGAGCAGTCAGACAGCCTGCATTGATCAGGCGCTGGGCGATTCGTGCAGCAGGGCGTTGAGGTCATCGACTGCCGGCGCCCATTCGGCGTCGACGTGCAATTGTTCGCGCAGGAAATTGGCCTGCTGTTCACTCCAGAACGGCGCGTCGACGAGTTTTACTTCATCCGGCAGGCGGTGCTCGGCGGTGAAGCGTTCGATGCCTTCCTGAGTCGAATCCAGGCCCAATTGCTCGAACAGGGTTTCCAGTGTCGGGGTGGTGGTGTCCATAACATTCTCCATGCGAGCCGATTATCGTCATGCATGTGAGGGGTAGGGCGCGTGAGAGTTCTATCGGATTGTCACGAATTGAGCGCGCCTGAATCCACTGCGGTTTTCAGGGCCTTGGCGGCTTCTTTTGCTGCAACGGCGGCAGCGTCAACGGTCTTGAACCAGCGGTCTTTCTCTACTTGGTGCGCTGTGACGGTGGTCAGCGGTGGTTTGGCCCGCATGATGATGACCGCTTGAAACTCACCGTCTACTTCCCTGGCATCGCCATGGATATAAAATTCGCCAATATCAAATTCCGTCACGTATAGCCTTCCCTTCGCGGTAACTGCACTGATGAAACCTGACCCGCAGGGGGCAAACTTCAATGGACGGGTCAGTATGGCAGTTGTTGAAGGGCCGCTGTGCAGTAAAGTCAGCCAGGTGACGAAGCGTGCGTGCCGTGCAGGCTATGCAGGTTGGCTTCCAGGGCCCTGGCCAGTGCACAGGCCTTGGTGTGATCGCTGCGAAAGCCTTTTATCCTGCCACTGGTCACTTCCTGGATATGGAAAAAGTTCTTTCCGGCGGGCACGACCCGATAAAGCACGGAATTGGAGTACACATTGGGCGTGGGTAAGCAGTAGTATTGCTGTTCGTCTGGACATGATGAACGAGTGTGGAAAGACGTGTCCTCGTGTTGACGTCGTTGCATGCTCAGCTCCTGTCGATCGACCTTGTTGATATAGCCGCCATCTTTACGGTGGTTTTGACTTGTGTTGCTGTTTTACTATTGTCGTCGGCAGCCCGCGCCTGGTTCCATGCCCGGGTATTTTCTTTTGTGATGCGTGTCGGAAAACTGCGTTTTTAATCAGGTTATTCTCTGAAGTTGCTCGACTCGTATTCTCGGGTCGTCGAA
Above is a genomic segment from Pseudomonas sp. R5-89-07 containing:
- a CDS encoding methyl-accepting chemotaxis protein, encoding MIGTEQVTSQLSRQALGAASQAHQRSSEGREVLVQSITRMHQLSQRADASRELIEALSQRSEEIQRVTLVIQSIASQTNLLALNAAIEAARAGEHGRGFAVVADEVRGLAGRTATATGEVGVMVADIQQRTAQVVEQIRQLSADLHTGVEQVESAGEHLASIASLAADVEQQVNEIAQGTDTNRTQLDSLFHAMEQMRSDLTVSDQQTRQLADAAVQMEGQAETISERLAHVGLDDYHQRIYDLAREGARRIGEQFETDVQHSRISQEDLFDRSYTLIPNTSPSKYQTRFDAYTDQVLPGIQEALLPRHEGLVFAIACTPQGYVPTHNKAFSHALTGDARVDAVQNRTKRKFDDRTGLRCGSHQQAMLLQTYTRDTGELMHDLSVPIMVHGRHWGGLRLGYKPQDATPKP
- a CDS encoding DUF2789 domain-containing protein, which translates into the protein MDTTTPTLETLFEQLGLDSTQEGIERFTAEHRLPDEVKLVDAPFWSEQQANFLREQLHVDAEWAPAVDDLNALLHESPSA